The Mycobacteriales bacterium genome has a window encoding:
- the hisS gene encoding histidine--tRNA ligase, producing the protein MFQAPRGTFDLLPTDSERQLAVRAGLAAPLRRAGYGYVETPIFEDTALFSRGVGESTDVVSKEMYTFTSRGGQSLTLRPEGTAGVVRAVLQHGLDKAGRPVKLWYSGPFFRYEKPQAGRYRHFTQVGAEALGVEDPALDAELIALGVEAYRGLGLRQFRLLLNSLGDRECRPAYREALQSFLRGLALDEETRRRIELNPLRVLDDKRPDVQQQLADAPLIADSLCDACRRYHDQVRELLTEVGIGYVDEPRLVRGLDYYTRTAFTYDHPGLGAQSEIGGGGRYDGLAEEIGGDALAGIGWALGVDRTVLALAAEAIDVPVEPGCAVFAVPIGAGARGVLFRLVLELRAAGVAADLAYGGRGLKGAMKAADRSGARFAILAGERDLAEAVVQVKELSSGEQVAFPLDGLVARLVERLA; encoded by the coding sequence GTGTTCCAGGCGCCGCGCGGCACCTTCGATCTGTTGCCCACCGACTCCGAACGCCAACTGGCCGTCCGGGCTGGCCTGGCCGCGCCGCTGCGCCGGGCCGGCTATGGATACGTGGAGACCCCGATCTTCGAAGACACCGCTCTGTTCAGCCGCGGGGTTGGGGAATCAACCGATGTCGTGAGCAAGGAGATGTACACCTTCACGAGCCGAGGTGGTCAGTCGCTGACCTTGCGACCGGAGGGAACGGCCGGCGTGGTCCGCGCCGTGCTCCAGCACGGGTTGGACAAGGCCGGACGACCGGTCAAGCTCTGGTACAGCGGCCCGTTCTTCCGGTACGAGAAGCCGCAGGCCGGGCGTTACCGGCACTTCACCCAGGTCGGTGCGGAAGCGCTCGGTGTCGAGGACCCCGCGCTGGACGCGGAGCTGATCGCGCTCGGTGTGGAGGCGTACCGCGGCCTCGGCTTACGACAATTCCGGTTGCTGCTCAACAGCCTCGGCGACCGGGAGTGCCGGCCGGCCTACCGGGAGGCACTCCAGTCCTTCCTCCGCGGGCTGGCTCTCGACGAGGAGACGCGGCGCCGGATCGAGCTGAACCCCCTTCGGGTGCTGGACGACAAGCGGCCCGATGTGCAGCAGCAGCTGGCCGATGCCCCACTGATCGCCGACTCGCTCTGCGATGCCTGCCGCCGCTACCACGACCAGGTGCGCGAGTTGCTCACTGAGGTCGGGATCGGTTACGTCGACGAACCGCGTTTGGTCCGTGGCCTGGACTACTACACCCGGACGGCCTTCACCTACGACCATCCCGGGCTCGGCGCTCAATCCGAGATCGGCGGTGGCGGTCGCTATGACGGCCTGGCCGAGGAGATCGGTGGGGATGCCCTGGCCGGGATCGGCTGGGCGCTGGGCGTGGACCGCACCGTCCTGGCGCTGGCTGCCGAGGCGATCGACGTCCCGGTCGAACCGGGCTGCGCCGTGTTTGCCGTGCCGATCGGGGCCGGCGCTCGCGGCGTCCTGTTCCGTCTGGTCCTCGAACTCCGGGCTGCCGGCGTCGCCGCCGACCTGGCGTACGGGGGCCGTGGGCTCAAGGGCGCGATGAAAGCCGCCGACCGCTCGGGAGCGCGGTTCGCGATCCTCGCCGGGGAACGGGATCTGGCCGAGGCCGTCGTTCAAGTGAAGGAACTTTCCAGTGGTGAGCAGGTCGCATTTCCGCTGGACGGCCTGGTCGCGAGGCTCGTCGAGCGGCTCGCATGA
- the aspS gene encoding aspartate--tRNA ligase, with product MIRTHEAGGLRIEDAGSRVELAGWVARRRDLGGVVFVDLRDVGGIVQVVFREGPAAESAHELRAEFCIHIVGTVACRPPGNENPELATGAVEVVAESLEVLSAAAELPFPIDAGEEITSSVQETRRWSYRYLDLRRAGPARAMRVRARLTSIIRRVMEAHGFLDIETPSLTRSTPEGARDFLVPVRLQPGHWYALPQSPQLFKQLLMVAGFERYYQIARCFRDEDFRADRTPEFTQLDVELSFLDEEDVYALSEELLATLWLELLDVELPTPFPRLTYAEAMRRYGSDKPDLRFEFELVDLTGFFAGTGVGVFATAGHIGAVSMAGGGSLSRRELDAWVDWAKGRGAKGLAYVAVEPDGSLRSPLAKFFSEQETAGFAAAAGAAPGDLVLIAAGERRRTLELLGALRLAVARDRGLVREGEWRFVWVVEAPMFEPTDAGGWTAVHHPFTAPTTEWGESFHTDPEAALARAYDVVGNGMELGGGSIRIHRGEMQQRVFDVIGLSRAEAASKFGFLLEAFRYGPPPHGGIAFGLDRLAAVLAGTDAIREVMAFPKASSGGDPLTGAPTPITSEQRREAGIDTVPPPADG from the coding sequence ATGATCCGGACTCATGAGGCCGGCGGGCTGCGGATCGAGGATGCCGGCAGTCGGGTGGAGCTGGCTGGTTGGGTGGCACGCCGTCGGGACCTCGGCGGCGTCGTGTTCGTCGACCTGCGCGATGTAGGCGGAATCGTGCAGGTCGTGTTCCGGGAGGGACCGGCCGCCGAGTCCGCACATGAGCTGCGTGCCGAGTTCTGCATCCACATCGTCGGAACGGTCGCCTGCCGTCCGCCCGGCAACGAGAATCCGGAGCTGGCGACAGGGGCCGTGGAGGTAGTCGCGGAGAGCCTCGAGGTGCTTTCGGCGGCCGCGGAGTTGCCCTTCCCGATCGACGCCGGTGAGGAGATCACCAGCTCGGTGCAGGAGACCCGACGCTGGAGCTACCGATATCTCGACCTACGTCGGGCCGGGCCGGCCCGGGCGATGCGGGTCCGGGCCCGGCTCACCTCGATCATCCGGCGGGTCATGGAGGCACACGGCTTCCTCGACATCGAGACGCCTAGCCTGACCCGGTCCACACCGGAGGGGGCACGCGACTTCCTCGTGCCGGTCCGACTCCAGCCCGGCCACTGGTATGCCCTGCCACAGTCCCCCCAGCTGTTCAAGCAGCTGCTCATGGTCGCCGGGTTCGAGCGGTACTACCAGATCGCGCGCTGCTTCCGGGACGAGGACTTCCGGGCGGATCGCACGCCCGAGTTCACCCAGCTCGACGTGGAGCTGTCCTTCCTCGACGAGGAAGATGTGTACGCGTTGAGCGAGGAGCTACTCGCCACGCTGTGGCTCGAACTGCTCGACGTCGAGCTGCCGACTCCCTTCCCTCGGTTGACCTACGCCGAGGCGATGCGCCGCTACGGCAGCGACAAGCCGGACCTGCGTTTCGAATTCGAGCTGGTCGACCTCACCGGGTTCTTCGCCGGGACCGGGGTCGGGGTCTTCGCGACCGCCGGGCACATCGGCGCGGTGTCGATGGCCGGTGGCGGGTCGCTGTCCCGGCGGGAGCTCGACGCGTGGGTGGACTGGGCGAAGGGTCGAGGCGCCAAGGGCCTTGCCTACGTCGCGGTCGAGCCGGACGGTAGCTTGCGTTCGCCGCTAGCCAAGTTCTTCTCGGAGCAGGAGACGGCCGGCTTCGCGGCGGCCGCGGGCGCCGCGCCGGGCGACCTTGTCCTGATCGCCGCCGGTGAGCGGCGGAGGACGCTCGAGTTGCTGGGCGCGCTCCGGCTTGCGGTTGCGCGCGACCGCGGGCTGGTCCGCGAGGGCGAGTGGCGCTTCGTCTGGGTCGTCGAGGCGCCGATGTTCGAGCCGACCGACGCCGGCGGTTGGACCGCGGTGCACCATCCGTTCACCGCGCCGACCACCGAATGGGGCGAGAGCTTCCACACCGACCCGGAGGCTGCGCTGGCCCGGGCCTACGACGTCGTCGGCAATGGCATGGAGCTCGGCGGCGGCTCGATCCGGATCCATCGGGGCGAGATGCAGCAGCGGGTTTTCGACGTGATCGGGTTGTCCCGGGCCGAGGCCGCGAGCAAGTTCGGGTTCCTACTTGAGGCGTTCCGCTACGGGCCGCCTCCGCACGGCGGGATCGCGTTTGGCCTCGATCGGCTGGCTGCCGTGCTGGCCGGCACCGATGCGATCCGGGAAGTGATGGCGTTCCCCAAGGCGTCGAGCGGCGGCGACCCGCTCACCGGGGCGCCGACGCCGATCACCTCGGAACAACGCCGGGAGGCGGGGATCGACACCGTTCCCCCGCCAGCCGACGGCTAG
- the ruvX gene encoding Holliday junction resolvase RuvX, whose protein sequence is MRLGIDVGTVRVGVAGCDPGGVLAAPVAVLRRDRAGAELEELRRLVVERDCVEVVVGLPRSLSGRAGPAERAARAYAAGLAGVLAPIPVRLVDERLSTVQATAGLAAAGVRGRRARARVDAAAATVILQAALDAERRTGRPPGELAGDA, encoded by the coding sequence ATGCGACTCGGCATCGACGTGGGCACCGTGCGGGTCGGCGTGGCCGGCTGCGATCCGGGCGGCGTGCTCGCCGCGCCGGTGGCGGTGCTGCGCCGCGATCGGGCCGGAGCCGAGCTCGAAGAGCTGCGCCGGCTGGTGGTCGAGCGGGACTGCGTCGAGGTCGTCGTCGGCCTGCCGCGCAGCCTGTCCGGCCGGGCCGGCCCGGCCGAGCGGGCCGCCCGCGCCTACGCCGCCGGCCTGGCCGGGGTGCTCGCCCCGATCCCGGTCCGGCTGGTCGACGAGCGGCTCAGCACGGTCCAGGCGACCGCCGGCCTCGCCGCCGCCGGGGTCCGCGGCCGGCGCGCCCGGGCCCGGGTGGACGCCGCGGCGGCCACCGTGATCCTCCAGGCCGCCCTGGACGCGGAGCGGCGTACCGGGCGGCCGCCGGGGGAGCTGGCCGGCGATGCCTGA
- a CDS encoding MBL fold metallo-hydrolase: MLVAGFPAGPPQTNCWVVAPAPGEECVVVDPGIDAEPALDALLAEHRLRPVAVLLTHGHFDHTFSVVPVCGARGIPAWIHPDDRGQLADPGSGLGLAPGTPLFGRLTWSEPDDVRILADGEVLELAGLQLRVAHAPGHTPGSVAFGTAGGLFSGDLLFAGSIGRTDLPGGDGQAMLDSLARVCLALPDTTEVWPGHGPVTTIGRERVGNPFLTGLLAGQGRGI, from the coding sequence GTGCTCGTCGCCGGGTTTCCCGCCGGTCCGCCGCAGACCAACTGCTGGGTCGTCGCGCCGGCGCCGGGCGAGGAGTGCGTCGTCGTCGATCCGGGGATCGACGCCGAGCCGGCTCTGGACGCTCTGCTCGCGGAGCACAGGCTGCGGCCGGTGGCGGTTCTGCTGACCCACGGTCACTTCGACCACACGTTCTCGGTCGTCCCGGTCTGCGGCGCGCGGGGGATCCCGGCCTGGATCCACCCAGATGATCGGGGGCAGCTCGCCGATCCGGGCAGCGGCCTTGGGCTGGCGCCGGGCACCCCGCTTTTCGGCCGGCTCACCTGGAGCGAACCCGACGACGTTCGGATCCTCGCCGATGGCGAGGTCCTCGAGCTGGCCGGCCTGCAACTCCGGGTCGCCCACGCCCCAGGGCACACCCCCGGATCGGTGGCGTTCGGTACGGCGGGGGGGTTGTTCTCCGGGGATCTGCTCTTCGCCGGCTCGATCGGCCGCACCGACCTGCCCGGAGGCGACGGCCAGGCGATGCTCGACTCGCTGGCTCGGGTCTGCCTTGCGCTGCCGGACACGACCGAGGTCTGGCCTGGGCACGGGCCGGTGACCACGATCGGGCGTGAGCGTGTCGGCAACCCCTTCCTCACCGGGCTGCTCGCCGGCCAGGGTCGCGGGATCTAG
- a CDS encoding DUF6167 family protein, with protein MRRVFWLALGATVGVLVVRRVGRVANAWTPAGLTERAGGLGQRVSGFFDEVAAAAAEREAELRSALGVDGRPDEVA; from the coding sequence GTGCGCCGGGTCTTCTGGCTCGCGCTTGGCGCGACCGTGGGTGTCCTCGTCGTCCGTCGGGTCGGCCGGGTCGCGAACGCCTGGACGCCGGCCGGCCTGACCGAACGGGCCGGTGGGCTCGGCCAGCGGGTGAGCGGCTTCTTCGACGAGGTTGCTGCCGCGGCAGCCGAGCGGGAGGCCGAGTTGCGTTCGGCGCTCGGGGTCGACGGTCGGCCCGACGAGGTGGCCTGA
- the alaS gene encoding alanine--tRNA ligase: MHSAEINRRFLAFFQRHGHTLVASSPLPTRDPTLLFIPAGMAPFKPYFLGEQEPPYARAASVQKCVRTVDIDVVGTTSRHLTFFQMAGNFSFGDYFKERAIPLAWELLSSSPVDGGLGFDPDRLWATVYQDDDEAFRLWTDVVGLPPGRVQRRGMQDNFWDMGVPGPCGPCSEIYYDRGPEHGREGGPVVDEERYLEVWNLVFMESERGPGTGKDYPILGPLPGRNIDTGLGVERTATLLQGVENVFETDLLRPLLDLAVELTGTRYGGSDPDDVRLRVIADHSRTAAMLIADGVVPGNEGQGYVLRRLLRRIIQRARLLGADRAVAETLVGRAAQIMAASYPELAESRARIVAVATAEEDSFLATLRTGTTHFERAAADTRTAGSAVLSGDAAFALHDTFGFPIELTLEMAGESGLAVDEEGFRRLMAEQRARAKADAQARKTGHVDVSVYRAVRDAAGPTEFTGYASVAEQGSVRGLLVGDAPAASAGAGTEVEFILDRTPFYAESGGQLADEGSFTLASGAVLEVLDVQRPLPDLVVHRARVRSGEVLVGAAGYAEVDVERRRAISRAHTATHLIHQAVRRALGEHAAQAGSLNAPGRLRFDFTSPGGVPSSMLADVEDEVNSVLIDDLQVRAFVTTQAEAQRIGALALFGEKYGEQVRVVEVGDYARELCGGTHAARSGQLGLVKLLGESSIGAGVRRLDALVGLDAFRHLAREHVLVGQLAETLHTRPEELPGRVGELIDRLRGAEKELERLRSGAVLASAPQLAAGAQDVSGVAVVAHAAPVGTTPDDVRKLALDVRGRIDPARPAVVAVAAAGEGRAVLVVAVNDAGRQRGLAAGPLVAAGAAAVGGSGGGKDDIAQGGGARPEGVGEALAAVRDAVGRRITGG, encoded by the coding sequence ATGCACTCCGCGGAGATCAACCGTCGCTTCCTCGCCTTCTTTCAGCGCCACGGGCACACCCTGGTCGCCAGTTCCCCACTGCCGACGCGGGACCCGACGCTGCTTTTCATCCCGGCCGGGATGGCGCCGTTCAAGCCTTACTTCCTGGGCGAGCAGGAGCCCCCCTACGCGCGCGCGGCCAGCGTGCAGAAGTGCGTGCGCACCGTCGACATCGACGTGGTCGGCACCACCTCCCGGCACCTGACCTTCTTCCAGATGGCGGGCAACTTCTCCTTCGGCGACTACTTCAAGGAACGGGCCATCCCGCTGGCCTGGGAGCTGCTCAGCTCCAGCCCGGTCGACGGCGGCCTCGGATTCGACCCGGACCGGCTGTGGGCGACGGTCTACCAGGACGACGACGAGGCGTTCCGGCTGTGGACCGACGTGGTCGGCCTGCCGCCCGGGCGGGTGCAGCGGCGCGGTATGCAGGACAACTTCTGGGACATGGGCGTGCCCGGACCGTGCGGCCCCTGCTCGGAGATCTACTACGACCGGGGCCCCGAGCACGGTCGCGAGGGCGGCCCCGTCGTCGACGAGGAGCGTTACCTCGAGGTCTGGAACCTGGTGTTCATGGAGTCCGAGCGCGGCCCCGGCACCGGCAAGGACTATCCGATCCTCGGCCCGCTGCCCGGTCGCAACATCGACACCGGGCTCGGCGTCGAGCGCACCGCCACGCTGCTCCAGGGCGTGGAGAACGTTTTCGAGACCGATCTGCTCCGGCCATTGCTCGACCTGGCCGTCGAGCTCACCGGGACCCGCTACGGCGGGTCGGACCCGGACGACGTCCGCCTGCGGGTGATCGCCGACCATTCGCGGACAGCGGCCATGCTGATCGCCGACGGCGTCGTCCCGGGCAACGAGGGCCAGGGCTACGTGCTGCGCCGGCTGCTGCGCCGGATCATCCAGCGGGCCCGCTTGCTCGGCGCCGACCGGGCGGTCGCCGAAACGCTGGTCGGCCGGGCCGCGCAGATCATGGCTGCGTCCTATCCGGAGCTCGCCGAGAGCCGCGCCCGGATCGTCGCGGTCGCGACCGCGGAGGAGGATTCCTTCCTGGCCACCTTGCGCACCGGCACGACGCACTTCGAACGGGCCGCCGCCGACACCCGGACCGCCGGCTCGGCCGTGCTCTCCGGCGACGCGGCGTTCGCGCTGCACGACACGTTCGGCTTCCCGATCGAACTGACGCTGGAGATGGCGGGGGAGAGCGGGCTGGCGGTCGACGAGGAGGGCTTCCGTCGGCTGATGGCCGAGCAGCGGGCCCGGGCCAAGGCCGACGCGCAGGCCCGCAAGACCGGCCACGTAGACGTGTCGGTTTACCGGGCGGTGCGCGACGCGGCCGGGCCCACCGAGTTCACCGGCTACGCCTCGGTGGCGGAGCAGGGCAGCGTCCGGGGCCTGCTCGTCGGCGACGCGCCGGCGGCCAGCGCCGGCGCCGGCACCGAGGTCGAGTTCATCCTGGACCGCACGCCGTTCTACGCCGAGTCCGGCGGCCAGCTGGCCGACGAGGGGAGCTTCACGCTGGCCTCGGGGGCGGTCCTCGAGGTTCTCGACGTCCAGCGCCCGCTCCCGGACCTGGTGGTGCACCGGGCCCGGGTGCGGTCCGGTGAGGTGCTCGTCGGGGCCGCCGGCTACGCCGAGGTCGACGTCGAGCGCCGGCGCGCGATCAGCCGGGCGCACACGGCCACGCACCTCATCCACCAGGCGGTCCGCCGGGCGCTCGGTGAGCACGCGGCCCAGGCCGGTTCGCTCAACGCCCCCGGACGGCTCCGCTTCGACTTCACCTCCCCGGGCGGGGTCCCGTCGTCGATGCTCGCCGACGTGGAGGACGAGGTGAACTCGGTCCTCATCGACGACCTCCAGGTGCGGGCTTTCGTCACGACCCAGGCGGAGGCGCAGCGGATCGGGGCGCTTGCCCTGTTCGGCGAGAAGTACGGCGAACAGGTCCGGGTGGTGGAGGTCGGCGACTACGCCCGCGAGCTTTGCGGCGGGACGCACGCCGCCCGGTCCGGGCAGCTCGGGCTGGTCAAGCTGCTCGGGGAGTCCTCGATCGGGGCCGGTGTTCGCCGGCTCGATGCGCTCGTCGGCCTCGACGCGTTCCGCCACCTCGCCCGCGAACACGTCCTCGTCGGGCAGCTGGCCGAGACGTTGCACACCCGGCCCGAGGAGCTGCCCGGCCGGGTCGGTGAGCTGATCGACCGGTTGCGGGGCGCCGAGAAGGAGCTGGAGCGGCTGCGCAGCGGCGCGGTGCTCGCCTCCGCGCCGCAGCTCGCCGCCGGGGCACAGGACGTCTCCGGGGTGGCGGTGGTCGCGCACGCCGCGCCGGTCGGCACCACGCCCGACGATGTGCGCAAGCTTGCCCTCGACGTTCGCGGTCGGATCGACCCGGCCCGGCCCGCCGTCGTCGCGGTCGCGGCCGCCGGTGAGGGCCGCGCCGTCCTCGTCGTCGCGGTCAATGACGCCGGCCGGCAACGCGGGCTGGCCGCCGGCCCGCTGGTGGCGGCCGGAGCGGCGGCCGTCGGTGGCAGTGGCGGCGGCAAGGACGACATCGCTCAGGGCGGCGGTGCCCGGCCGGAAGGCGTCGGGGAGGCGTTGGCCGCGGTCCGGGACGCCGTCGGCCGGCGCATCACGGGCGGGTGA
- a CDS encoding phosphatase PAP2 family protein, producing the protein MSETSLIARGMAPPGWVCVQCRARNAMGADVCSACRRPFAAGLIAPPTRAPIDLAAPIGAARELILVVGLFLGWRLVGALGDRQPAAAIANGQWLWRVERALHLPSELAVQRAFLPHHLLIELLNGFYIVAHVGSMLVFLGWLYLRHRDRYRRWRAAVIAFTGACLLIQLVPVAPPRLVGGLGLVDTGRLYHQSVYGAAANRWTDQFASLPSVHVGWAILIAVAVITVSRSRWRWLVLAQPALTGLAVIVTANHFWLDGLLAGLLVAAVLGVQRWRLGHPGGHPAATA; encoded by the coding sequence GTGAGCGAGACCAGCCTGATCGCCCGGGGTATGGCCCCGCCCGGCTGGGTCTGTGTCCAGTGCCGCGCGCGGAACGCGATGGGCGCCGACGTCTGCTCCGCGTGCCGGCGTCCGTTCGCCGCCGGCCTGATCGCTCCCCCTACCCGGGCGCCGATCGACCTGGCGGCACCGATCGGCGCGGCCCGCGAGCTCATCCTCGTCGTCGGGCTTTTCCTCGGTTGGCGACTGGTCGGCGCCCTGGGCGACCGGCAACCAGCGGCCGCCATCGCCAACGGACAGTGGCTCTGGCGCGTCGAGCGCGCGCTACACCTGCCGAGCGAGCTCGCGGTGCAACGCGCCTTCCTGCCCCATCACCTGCTGATCGAGCTGCTCAACGGCTTCTACATCGTTGCCCACGTCGGGTCGATGCTCGTCTTCCTGGGCTGGCTCTACCTCCGGCATCGGGACCGTTACCGACGGTGGCGCGCCGCGGTGATCGCCTTCACCGGCGCCTGCCTGCTCATCCAACTGGTTCCGGTCGCCCCGCCCCGCCTGGTCGGCGGCCTCGGGCTCGTCGACACCGGCCGGCTTTACCACCAATCGGTCTACGGCGCCGCCGCGAACCGCTGGACCGACCAGTTCGCCAGCCTGCCGTCGGTACACGTCGGCTGGGCGATCCTCATCGCGGTCGCGGTGATCACGGTGAGCCGCAGCCGGTGGAGGTGGCTCGTCTTGGCCCAGCCGGCACTCACCGGGCTGGCCGTCATCGTCACCGCGAACCATTTCTGGCTCGACGGCCTGCTCGCCGGCCTGCTGGTCGCCGCGGTGCTCGGCGTGCAGCGTTGGCGGCTGGGCCACCCGGGTGGGCACCCCGCGGCGACTGCCTGA
- a CDS encoding DUF948 domain-containing protein, with amino-acid sequence MLSGGQVAALIVAVAWAVLVCFLSYVLVKLGKVIGAAGGLVRGVTDETVPLIAEMKLTVGQVNTELGRVDSITEHVQEISGNVSAMTSLVSATVGSPIIKVAAFSYGVRRAIGDRNRADVEKRVKDELKAQRAARRRAKRDG; translated from the coding sequence ATGCTCAGCGGAGGACAGGTTGCCGCCCTCATCGTCGCCGTGGCCTGGGCCGTCCTGGTCTGCTTCCTCAGCTACGTCCTGGTCAAGCTGGGCAAGGTGATCGGCGCGGCCGGGGGCCTGGTCCGCGGGGTCACCGACGAGACCGTCCCGCTGATCGCCGAGATGAAGCTGACCGTCGGCCAGGTGAACACCGAACTCGGCCGGGTGGACTCGATCACCGAGCATGTCCAGGAGATCTCCGGCAATGTCTCGGCGATGACGTCGCTGGTCTCTGCCACCGTGGGCAGCCCGATCATCAAGGTCGCCGCCTTCTCCTACGGGGTGCGCCGGGCGATCGGGGATCGGAACCGGGCCGACGTCGAGAAGCGGGTCAAGGACGAGCTCAAGGCTCAGCGGGCCGCCCGGCGCCGGGCCAAGCGGGACGGCTGA
- a CDS encoding peptidylprolyl isomerase: protein MPSSKRREREIARRRYERRMARRQEAQARARRRNRTIGAIAATLALVGGLSYLAVDLSGSPSRSAASPRATPTPVATLSAPPAVFNGTCSFRAATGGKVKNVGIPPTRGISDRTPEVMTMVTNRGTIKIRLNTAKAPCTAFSFRYLASKGYFDHSPCHRLTTTSIYVLQCGDPFGTGTGGPGYTIPDENLAGATYPAGTVAMANTGTAHTGGSQFFLVYKNTQLPPQYTPFGTIVSGLPVLATVARAGSTPAGDGKPKLSVEILRLTVSNG from the coding sequence GTGCCTTCGAGCAAGCGCCGCGAGCGTGAGATCGCCCGTCGCCGTTACGAGCGCCGGATGGCCCGTCGACAGGAGGCGCAGGCCCGGGCCCGGCGACGCAACCGAACGATTGGGGCCATCGCGGCAACCCTGGCGCTGGTCGGCGGGCTCTCCTACCTGGCCGTAGACCTCTCCGGGAGCCCGTCGCGCTCAGCCGCGTCCCCGCGGGCGACACCGACCCCGGTTGCCACGCTCTCCGCGCCACCCGCGGTCTTCAACGGCACGTGCAGCTTCCGGGCGGCGACCGGCGGCAAGGTGAAGAACGTCGGGATCCCACCGACGCGCGGAATCTCTGACCGCACCCCGGAGGTCATGACCATGGTGACCAACCGGGGCACGATCAAGATCCGGCTCAACACGGCGAAGGCGCCGTGCACGGCCTTTTCCTTCCGCTACCTCGCGAGCAAGGGCTACTTCGACCACTCGCCGTGCCACCGACTGACCACCACCTCCATCTACGTGCTCCAGTGCGGTGACCCGTTCGGGACCGGCACCGGCGGCCCCGGATACACGATTCCGGACGAGAATCTCGCCGGCGCCACCTATCCGGCCGGCACGGTGGCGATGGCGAACACCGGCACGGCGCACACCGGTGGCAGCCAGTTCTTCCTCGTCTACAAGAACACCCAGCTGCCGCCGCAGTACACACCGTTCGGCACGATCGTGTCCGGGTTGCCCGTACTGGCGACGGTGGCCCGGGCCGGCAGCACCCCGGCCGGGGACGGGAAGCCCAAGCTCTCCGTGGAGATCCTGAGGCTCACGGTTTCCAACGGCTGA
- a CDS encoding replication-associated recombination protein A → MAESLFEMSARQAEDAGAPLAVRMRPASLDEVVGQDHLLAAGAPLRRLVEGGASGALILWGPPGSGKTTLAMLVAAAAGRRFRQLSAVDAGVKDVREAVVAARSDRGLHGVSTVLFIDEVHRFSKAQQDALLGPVERGWVTLIAATTENPFFSVIAPLMSRSLLLTLHPLNDADLRLLIRRALADPRGLADAVSLDPDAEEHLLRMAAGDARRALTALEAGAESARAAGMAAVDLATLEAAVDRAALRYDRDGDSHYDVASALIKSIRGGDVDAALHYLARMLEAGEDPRFVARRLVILASEDVGLADPSALQVAVAAAQALELIGLPEARINLAQATIHLALAPKSNAVVRAIDAASADVRAGLVGPVPTHLRDGHYRSAERLQHGAGYRYPHDFPGGVVAQQYAPDAVTGREYYQPTDRGGEPAARLRIAELRAALRGPD, encoded by the coding sequence ATGGCCGAGAGCCTGTTCGAGATGTCGGCGCGCCAGGCCGAGGACGCGGGCGCGCCGCTCGCCGTCCGGATGCGCCCGGCGAGCCTCGACGAGGTCGTCGGGCAGGATCATCTGCTCGCTGCCGGGGCCCCGCTGCGCCGGTTGGTCGAAGGCGGAGCCAGTGGGGCGCTGATCCTCTGGGGCCCGCCCGGCTCCGGCAAGACGACCCTCGCCATGCTCGTCGCGGCGGCCGCGGGACGGCGCTTCCGACAGCTCTCCGCGGTCGACGCCGGGGTCAAGGACGTCCGGGAGGCGGTCGTTGCGGCCCGGTCCGACCGTGGCCTGCACGGCGTGTCCACCGTGCTGTTCATCGACGAGGTGCACCGGTTCTCCAAGGCGCAGCAGGATGCGCTGCTCGGCCCGGTCGAGCGCGGTTGGGTCACCCTGATCGCGGCCACCACGGAGAATCCGTTCTTCTCGGTGATCGCCCCGTTGATGTCCAGGTCCCTGCTACTAACGCTCCATCCCCTCAACGACGCCGATCTCCGCCTCCTCATTCGTAGAGCACTTGCTGACCCGAGGGGTCTCGCCGACGCGGTGAGCCTCGACCCGGACGCGGAGGAGCACCTGCTCCGGATGGCCGCCGGGGACGCCAGGCGTGCGCTGACCGCGCTGGAAGCCGGCGCGGAGTCCGCCCGGGCCGCCGGGATGGCGGCGGTCGACCTGGCCACCCTCGAGGCAGCCGTCGACCGGGCGGCGCTGCGCTACGACCGGGACGGCGATTCGCACTACGACGTGGCGAGCGCCTTGATCAAGAGCATCCGCGGCGGGGACGTCGACGCGGCCCTGCACTACCTGGCGCGGATGCTCGAGGCCGGGGAGGATCCCAGGTTCGTCGCCCGGCGGCTGGTCATCCTGGCCAGCGAGGACGTCGGGCTGGCCGACCCGTCGGCCCTTCAGGTCGCCGTCGCGGCGGCGCAGGCGCTGGAGCTGATCGGTTTGCCGGAGGCCCGGATCAACCTGGCGCAGGCAACGATCCACCTGGCCCTGGCCCCGAAGTCCAACGCGGTGGTCAGGGCGATCGACGCGGCTTCGGCGGATGTGCGGGCCGGGCTGGTCGGGCCGGTGCCGACGCATCTGCGCGACGGGCACTACCGGTCGGCGGAGCGCCTGCAGCACGGGGCCGGGTACCGATATCCTCACGACTTCCCGGGCGGTGTCGTGGCGCAGCAGTACGCGCCGGACGCCGTCACCGGCCGGGAGTACTACCAACCGACCGATCGGGGCGGCGAGCCGGCCGCCCGCCTCCGGATCGCCGAGTTGCGGGCGGCGCTGCGCGGCCCGGACTAG